One Fontisphaera persica DNA window includes the following coding sequences:
- a CDS encoding MotA/TolQ/ExbB proton channel family protein has translation MELIFLGLLLLTSLVGGTVIVERGLALRRSRVVPTEVVAALQNCHGPEDLGILLKICQQKPSSLSRLVQVAAQHLEWPKAENAEAVQTQARQEIVGLERGLVILEITVGIAPLLGLVGTVFGLMSLFGTLGTSEIIQSTELAKGISVILTATLLGLLIAIPALIAWSYYNAKIQAMAVEMESLCTEFLRRQYLRRAED, from the coding sequence ATGGAACTCATCTTTTTGGGTTTGTTGTTGTTGACCTCGCTGGTGGGGGGCACCGTCATCGTGGAGCGCGGCCTGGCCTTGCGCCGCAGCCGCGTGGTGCCCACCGAGGTGGTGGCGGCTTTGCAGAATTGCCACGGGCCGGAAGACCTGGGCATCTTGCTCAAGATTTGCCAGCAAAAACCCTCCAGCCTCAGCCGGCTGGTGCAGGTGGCCGCGCAACATCTGGAATGGCCCAAGGCCGAAAACGCCGAGGCGGTGCAAACTCAGGCCCGCCAGGAGATTGTGGGTCTGGAACGCGGGCTGGTCATCCTGGAAATCACCGTGGGCATCGCGCCGCTGCTGGGGTTGGTGGGCACAGTGTTTGGCTTGATGAGCCTCTTTGGGACCCTGGGCACCAGCGAAATCATCCAAAGCACCGAGCTGGCCAAGGGCATTTCGGTCATTCTCACCGCCACCCTGTTGGGGCTGCTGATTGCCATTCCGGCGCTGATTGCCTGGAGCTATTACAACGCCAAAATCCAGGCCATGGCTGTGGAAATGGAAAGCCTGTGCACTGAATTTCTGCGCCGCCAATACCTGCGGCGCGCGGAAGATTGA
- a CDS encoding ExbD/TolR family protein: MQFITHRRRHAPTIIIVALIDILIVLLIFLIVTTTFKNQQPSLRLTLPESRQAQAGVSEAGVVLLVEVDKQPPYLRYNGMAVTLDQLRKEFASHASRQPPPGVAIRADALAPFEQIVRVMDAAREARLTNLSAHVRNP; the protein is encoded by the coding sequence ATGCAATTCATCACGCACCGCCGCCGCCACGCCCCCACGATTATCATCGTGGCGCTCATAGATATTCTGATTGTGCTGCTCATCTTCCTCATTGTCACCACCACCTTCAAAAACCAGCAGCCCTCCTTGCGGCTCACGCTGCCCGAATCCCGGCAGGCCCAGGCGGGGGTGTCCGAGGCGGGTGTGGTGTTGCTGGTGGAAGTGGACAAACAACCGCCCTACCTGCGCTACAATGGCATGGCGGTGACCCTGGACCAACTGCGCAAGGAGTTTGCCAGCCACGCCTCCCGCCAGCCGCCGCCGGGCGTGGCCATTCGCGCCGATGCCCTGGCGCCCTTCGAGCAGATTGTGCGCGTCATGGACGCCGCCCGCGAGGCGCGCCTGACCAACCTGAGCGCGCATGTGCGCAACCCCTGA
- a CDS encoding PAS domain-containing protein codes for MNAATQAVYARSDLFREVFEGFPHALLVLDEHLRLLHVNRAAAGLSGAERKAMLYRQNGEAFHCVHAEEHPEGCGHAPACAKCAVKQSVLEVLSGMPLVQRNHHALLGSHGHVRELHLRLTASALRHDGERLVLVMLEDTQAPPPMPWLMTGKTVFHQTTSP; via the coding sequence ATGAACGCTGCAACTCAGGCTGTTTATGCTCGGTCGGACCTCTTCCGCGAAGTCTTTGAGGGCTTTCCCCACGCGCTGCTGGTGCTGGACGAGCACCTGCGCCTTCTGCACGTCAACCGCGCCGCCGCCGGTCTCAGCGGCGCCGAGCGCAAAGCCATGCTGTACCGCCAGAACGGCGAGGCATTTCATTGCGTTCATGCCGAGGAGCATCCCGAGGGCTGCGGCCACGCGCCCGCTTGTGCCAAATGTGCCGTGAAACAAAGTGTGCTGGAGGTGCTGTCCGGCATGCCATTGGTGCAACGCAACCACCACGCTTTGCTAGGCTCGCATGGGCACGTGCGGGAGCTGCACCTGCGGCTGACCGCCTCGGCGCTGCGGCATGACGGCGAGCGGCTGGTGCTGGTCATGTTGGAAGACACCCAGGCGCCGCCGCCCATGCCCTGGTTGATGACGGGCAAAACCGTCTTTCACCAGACGACTTCGCCCTAG
- a CDS encoding sugar porter family MFS transporter yields MMSSAAPGQNSPHLCYVWLISAVAALGGLLFGWDWVVIGGAKPFFEPHFNLPEIAAAWRQHGWARAVGLDTPEALSGWANSCALLGCLAGALMAGVLSDALGRKKLLVAAALLFALSSVLTGWAGSFNQFVGWRMAGGVAIGMASNISPLYIAEVAPAAWRGRLVTLNQLAIVIGILAAQLVNLAIARPVPEGATAAEIAASWNGQYGWRWMFTLVAAPSVVFLVCALWVPESPRWLVKNGRPDAARRVLARIGGEDYARVETEAISATIAAEEVARVRLGDLLEPRLLKVLALGCALAALQQWSGINVLFNYAENIFKQAGLAVNTILFFIVLTGLVNLIFTLLALGTVDRWGRRRLMLLGCAGIGASHLLIGVAYAQHWQGVLVLVFALLAIGCYAMSLAPVTWVLIAEIFPNRIRGAAISVAVSALWVACFLLTFTFPILERRLGTGNTFWLYAAICAAGLVLVYFKVPETRGKSLENIERELEGGRGA; encoded by the coding sequence ATGATGTCATCCGCAGCGCCCGGACAGAATTCCCCCCATCTGTGCTATGTCTGGCTCATTTCCGCCGTGGCCGCGCTGGGGGGCTTGTTGTTTGGCTGGGATTGGGTGGTGATTGGAGGGGCCAAACCGTTTTTTGAGCCGCATTTCAATCTGCCGGAAATCGCCGCGGCCTGGCGGCAGCATGGCTGGGCGCGCGCGGTGGGTTTGGACACGCCGGAAGCGCTGAGCGGGTGGGCCAACAGTTGCGCGCTGCTGGGCTGTCTGGCGGGCGCCTTGATGGCGGGCGTGCTGAGCGATGCGCTGGGCCGCAAGAAATTGCTGGTGGCGGCGGCGTTGTTGTTTGCGTTGTCGTCGGTGCTGACGGGCTGGGCGGGCAGCTTCAATCAGTTTGTGGGATGGCGCATGGCGGGCGGGGTGGCCATTGGCATGGCCTCGAACATTTCGCCGTTGTACATTGCTGAAGTGGCGCCGGCGGCGTGGCGGGGCCGGCTGGTCACCCTCAATCAACTGGCCATTGTCATCGGCATCCTGGCGGCGCAACTGGTCAATCTCGCCATTGCCCGCCCGGTGCCGGAAGGGGCCACGGCGGCAGAAATTGCGGCCTCGTGGAATGGCCAGTACGGCTGGCGCTGGATGTTCACCCTGGTGGCGGCGCCTTCGGTGGTGTTTCTGGTCTGCGCCTTGTGGGTGCCGGAAAGCCCGCGATGGCTGGTCAAAAACGGGCGTCCCGATGCCGCCCGGCGAGTGCTCGCGCGTATCGGGGGGGAGGATTATGCCCGCGTGGAAACCGAGGCCATCAGCGCCACCATTGCCGCGGAGGAGGTGGCGCGGGTGCGGCTGGGGGATTTGCTGGAGCCGCGTTTGCTCAAGGTGCTGGCGCTGGGATGCGCCCTGGCGGCGCTGCAACAGTGGAGCGGCATCAACGTGCTGTTCAATTACGCGGAAAACATTTTCAAACAAGCCGGCCTGGCAGTGAACACCATCCTGTTTTTCATCGTGCTCACCGGCCTGGTGAATCTGATTTTCACGCTGCTGGCGCTGGGGACGGTGGACCGCTGGGGCCGCCGCCGGCTGATGCTGCTGGGGTGTGCGGGCATTGGGGCGTCGCATCTGCTCATTGGGGTGGCCTATGCCCAGCATTGGCAGGGGGTGCTGGTGCTGGTGTTTGCGTTGCTGGCAATTGGCTGCTATGCCATGTCGCTGGCGCCGGTGACGTGGGTGCTCATCGCGGAAATCTTCCCCAACCGCATACGCGGGGCGGCCATTTCAGTGGCGGTCTCGGCCTTGTGGGTGGCCTGTTTTTTGCTGACGTTCACCTTCCCCATCCTGGAGCGGCGCCTGGGCACAGGCAACACCTTCTGGCTGTACGCCGCGATTTGCGCGGCGGGCCTGGTGCTGGTTTATTTCAAGGTGCCGGAAACACGGGGCAAATCGCTGGAAAACATTGAACGGGAGCTGGAGGGAGGGCGAGGGGCCTGA
- a CDS encoding prepilin-type N-terminal cleavage/methylation domain-containing protein, which produces MKSSLPLLRGGRPAFTLIELLVVIAIIAILAALLLPSLGRAKRSARATACLSQLRQMGVALELYVQEHEDRLPSCPMLPSTDTNQTSIMAALHPYLKNKDIWRCPEDDSIFPREQTSYEWNAFLNGASYTRPETWSPVTQSIVQTIFGGRANTPLLGDAGTFHAAGGSGLGKNALLFDGRVERAKRR; this is translated from the coding sequence ATGAAATCTTCCCTTCCGCTGCTTCGCGGGGGCCGCCCCGCCTTCACGCTCATCGAGCTGTTGGTGGTGATTGCCATCATTGCCATTCTGGCCGCTCTCCTGCTGCCGTCGCTGGGCCGCGCCAAACGTTCGGCGCGCGCCACGGCCTGCCTGAGCCAGTTGCGCCAGATGGGGGTGGCGCTGGAACTGTATGTGCAGGAACATGAGGACCGCCTGCCTTCCTGCCCCATGCTGCCCAGCACGGATACCAACCAGACCTCCATCATGGCCGCCCTGCACCCTTACTTGAAAAACAAGGACATCTGGCGCTGTCCGGAGGATGACTCCATCTTCCCGCGCGAGCAGACCAGCTATGAGTGGAATGCCTTCCTCAACGGCGCCTCCTATACCCGCCCGGAGACGTGGTCGCCGGTCACCCAGAGCATTGTGCAGACCATTTTCGGAGGGCGCGCCAACACGCCTTTGCTGGGCGATGCCGGGACGTTTCACGCGGCGGGCGGCAGCGGCCTGGGGAAAAACGCGCTGCTTTTTGATGGGCGCGTGGAGCGCGCCAAACGCCGCTGA
- a CDS encoding HDOD domain-containing protein, producing the protein MSQVATMNRLAPLSRQQINARLHSCPRLPSLSTVNSALRELLAADQSYTAQISEVIRRDPSLTARLLRLVNSVYFGLNVPVNSIEEAVFYLGLRQIRQLAMVTPVIEDFQKMAGNTEFPWREFWRHCIGTAIMAREVLSAVRMPNDEADYVAGLVHDVGKIVMASVFPQHFAEIHRRALETKAPLQALEIEVLGMDHAELGGLYLEQHRLPQVMIESARFHHSPERASQHIQIVAAVHVADLLLRHAQIGVSGNYQNVAAEAWFEAPAWHLLFPNQTDSAKAIARAGLNRSLERLPLILEGLV; encoded by the coding sequence ATGAGTCAAGTGGCCACCATGAACCGGCTGGCGCCGCTAAGCCGGCAGCAAATCAATGCACGGCTGCATTCCTGCCCGCGCCTGCCCTCCTTGAGCACGGTGAACAGCGCGCTCCGGGAGCTGCTGGCGGCGGACCAGAGTTACACCGCGCAAATCAGCGAGGTCATCCGGCGTGACCCGAGCTTGACCGCCCGCCTCTTGCGGCTGGTGAACTCCGTGTATTTTGGCCTCAACGTGCCGGTGAACAGCATCGAGGAGGCGGTCTTTTACCTCGGGTTGCGGCAAATCCGCCAACTGGCCATGGTCACCCCCGTCATCGAGGATTTTCAAAAAATGGCGGGCAACACCGAGTTCCCCTGGCGGGAATTCTGGCGGCATTGCATCGGCACAGCCATCATGGCGCGCGAGGTGCTCTCCGCGGTGCGCATGCCCAACGATGAGGCCGATTACGTCGCCGGCCTGGTGCATGACGTGGGCAAAATTGTCATGGCCTCGGTTTTTCCCCAGCATTTTGCCGAAATTCACCGCCGGGCGCTCGAGACCAAAGCGCCCCTGCAGGCCTTGGAAATCGAGGTGCTGGGGATGGACCATGCGGAATTGGGCGGCCTGTACCTGGAGCAGCACCGCCTGCCGCAAGTAATGATTGAGTCGGCCCGCTTCCACCACTCACCCGAGCGCGCCAGCCAGCACATCCAAATTGTGGCGGCGGTGCATGTGGCGGACTTGTTGCTGCGGCACGCACAGATTGGAGTCAGCGGCAACTACCAGAACGTGGCCGCCGAGGCATGGTTTGAAGCGCCCGCCTGGCATCTCCTCTTCCCCAACCAAACCGACAGCGCCAAGGCCATTGCCCGCGCCGGGCTGAACCGCAGCCTCGAACGGCTGCCGCTGATTTTGGAAGGATTGGTCTAG
- a CDS encoding 3-keto-disaccharide hydrolase, which translates to MKFNHLLWNGRSLLAAGLLACSTWLAPAAENPFLGRWALTIPGGGAGWLGVVEEQGQLKSSILWGGGSVVPVTTTKMEGDALVLTRVYERRRKDPNTGQNVTEKSVETITAKVKGDQMDLSIVRQEPNGKVSSPSAFTGKRIPPLPPKPDLSKLKFGQPIRLFNGKDLTGWQLIHGKDNGWSVVDGKLINNPVQVEGQPRKNYGNLRTEKEFEDFRLTLEVMVDKGGNSGIYLRGIYEVQVAETYGRPVDSHNMGAIYSRITPKVAAERPPGQWQTLDITLVDRHVTVILNGTKIIDNEPLLGCTGGALWSDEFRPGPIYLQGDHTKAEYRNIVLTPILK; encoded by the coding sequence ATGAAATTCAACCACCTCCTCTGGAATGGCCGCAGTTTATTGGCTGCGGGTTTGTTGGCTTGCTCCACCTGGCTGGCGCCGGCGGCGGAGAATCCTTTTCTGGGCCGCTGGGCTTTGACCATCCCCGGCGGCGGGGCGGGCTGGTTGGGCGTGGTGGAGGAGCAAGGCCAGCTCAAGTCCTCCATCCTGTGGGGCGGCGGCAGTGTGGTGCCGGTGACCACCACCAAAATGGAGGGGGATGCGCTGGTGCTCACACGCGTTTATGAACGCCGCCGCAAAGACCCCAACACTGGTCAAAACGTCACCGAGAAAAGCGTGGAAACCATCACCGCCAAGGTGAAGGGAGACCAGATGGATTTGAGCATCGTCCGCCAAGAGCCCAATGGCAAGGTCAGCAGCCCTTCGGCATTCACCGGCAAGCGCATTCCACCCCTGCCGCCCAAACCGGACCTGAGCAAGTTGAAGTTTGGGCAGCCCATCCGGCTGTTCAATGGCAAGGATTTGACGGGCTGGCAGCTCATCCACGGCAAGGACAATGGCTGGAGCGTGGTGGACGGCAAGCTCATTAACAACCCCGTCCAGGTGGAAGGCCAGCCACGCAAAAACTACGGCAACCTGCGCACAGAAAAAGAATTCGAGGACTTCCGTTTGACGCTGGAGGTGATGGTGGACAAAGGCGGCAACAGCGGCATCTACCTGCGCGGCATCTATGAAGTGCAGGTGGCGGAAACTTATGGGCGGCCGGTGGACTCGCACAACATGGGCGCCATCTATAGCCGCATCACGCCCAAGGTGGCCGCCGAGCGCCCGCCCGGGCAATGGCAGACGCTGGACATCACGTTGGTGGACCGCCACGTGACCGTGATTCTCAACGGCACCAAGATTATTGACAACGAGCCTTTGCTGGGGTGCACCGGCGGGGCGCTGTGGTCGGATGAATTTCGGCCCGGCCCGATTTACCTGCAGGGCGACCACACCAAGGCGGAGTATCGGAATATCGTGCTCACGCCCATCCTCAAATAA
- a CDS encoding DUF1080 domain-containing protein yields MRKRSLIAGCLLLAAGLVALQAAQAGAWVALFDGQTLNGWVQRGGKALYEVKDGVIIGSTVAGTPNSFLCTQKDYGDFELELELKVDSRLNSGIQIRSQCFDKETTVEWQGKTIKIPAKRVHGYQVEVDPSARAWSGGIYDEGRRGWLQDLKNKPEAQKAFKTNDWNHYRIVCQGDSIKTWINGVPAADLKDAMTPKGFIALQVHGHKESGLKVMWRNIRIREL; encoded by the coding sequence ATGAGAAAACGGAGTTTGATTGCGGGTTGTTTGTTGTTGGCGGCCGGGCTGGTGGCCCTGCAGGCGGCGCAAGCTGGCGCATGGGTGGCCTTGTTTGACGGCCAGACGTTGAACGGCTGGGTGCAGCGCGGGGGCAAGGCGTTGTATGAGGTCAAAGACGGGGTGATCATCGGTTCCACGGTGGCGGGGACACCCAACAGCTTCTTGTGCACGCAGAAGGATTACGGAGATTTTGAACTGGAGCTGGAATTGAAGGTGGATTCGCGGCTCAATTCCGGCATCCAGATTCGCAGCCAGTGTTTTGACAAGGAAACCACTGTGGAGTGGCAGGGCAAAACCATCAAGATACCGGCCAAACGGGTGCATGGTTATCAGGTGGAGGTGGACCCTTCGGCGCGGGCGTGGAGCGGCGGGATTTACGACGAAGGCCGCCGGGGATGGCTGCAGGACTTGAAAAACAAGCCGGAGGCGCAAAAGGCCTTCAAGACCAATGACTGGAATCATTACCGGATTGTCTGCCAGGGGGATTCCATCAAAACCTGGATTAATGGCGTGCCGGCGGCGGACTTGAAGGACGCCATGACGCCCAAAGGCTTTATTGCGCTGCAAGTGCACGGCCACAAAGAGTCGGGCCTGAAAGTCATGTGGCGCAATATTCGGATTCGGGAGCTGTAA
- the htpG gene encoding molecular chaperone HtpG — protein sequence MKEQRDMSEKHQFQAEIQQLLDIVIHSLYTDREIFLRELISNAADACERLRFLQTSGEALHQADTPLAIRIQSDAAAGTLTITDTGDGMTQAELVENLGTIAHSGTRAFLQQLAREKQADTHLIGQFGVGFYSAFMVASKVVVRTRSWRPQESGWQWTSEGAQGYELEPVADLPRGTSIILHLKEDAKTFAQPEEIERLIKRYSNFIQYPIELNGKRINTIQAIWSRQKSEIKEQEYEDFYKFVAHDHEGPLMRLHFTADAPLAIQALLFVPKFNWEVLGLGRTEPGVHLYCKKVLIQSRPKELLPEWLRFLRGVVDSEDLPLHISRESMQDTALMKKLGKVLTGRFLKFLEEQAEKEPERYKEFYQTYHRFLKEGVVTDREHQAALGRLLRFESSAVKAGEHIALADYVKRMPPEQKEIYFLPAASRKAAEASPYYEVFKARQREVLFLYDPWEELVLDHLREFDGKPLVSAEKASLTLETPPPAEAALSEAEAKELAEWCQKTLGEEVEKVEVSQRLVDSPAAVVDPSRMVTSTMRRLLRAMHQEEALTPKLNLELNPRHPLVRRLNELRSQDTALAELVARQLLDNARIAAGLLEEPSAMVQRLNQLLERALGQK from the coding sequence ATGAAGGAGCAACGGGATATGAGCGAGAAACATCAATTTCAGGCGGAAATCCAGCAATTGCTGGATATTGTGATTCATTCGCTGTACACGGACCGGGAAATCTTTTTGCGGGAGCTGATATCCAATGCCGCGGATGCCTGCGAGCGGTTGCGTTTTTTGCAGACGTCCGGCGAGGCGTTGCACCAGGCTGACACGCCGCTGGCCATTCGCATCCAGAGCGATGCAGCCGCCGGCACCTTGACCATCACCGACACCGGCGACGGCATGACGCAGGCGGAGCTGGTGGAGAACCTGGGCACCATCGCTCATTCCGGCACCCGCGCCTTTCTGCAGCAATTGGCGCGGGAAAAGCAGGCTGACACGCATCTCATTGGCCAGTTTGGGGTGGGGTTTTATTCGGCCTTCATGGTGGCGTCCAAGGTGGTGGTGCGCACGCGCTCCTGGCGGCCGCAGGAGAGCGGCTGGCAATGGACCAGCGAGGGGGCGCAGGGCTATGAGCTGGAGCCGGTGGCGGATTTGCCGCGGGGCACGTCCATCATCCTGCATTTGAAAGAGGACGCCAAAACCTTCGCCCAACCCGAGGAAATCGAGCGCTTAATCAAGCGGTACTCAAATTTCATCCAGTACCCCATTGAATTGAATGGGAAACGAATCAACACCATCCAGGCCATCTGGAGCCGGCAGAAGAGCGAAATCAAGGAGCAGGAATATGAAGACTTTTACAAGTTTGTGGCGCATGACCACGAGGGGCCCTTGATGCGCCTGCACTTCACCGCCGATGCGCCGCTGGCCATTCAGGCGCTGTTGTTTGTGCCCAAATTCAACTGGGAAGTGCTGGGGCTGGGCCGCACGGAGCCGGGGGTGCACTTGTACTGCAAAAAGGTGCTCATCCAAAGCCGGCCCAAGGAGCTGCTGCCGGAATGGCTCCGGTTTTTGCGGGGCGTGGTGGACAGCGAGGATTTGCCGCTGCACATCTCGCGCGAGTCCATGCAGGACACGGCCCTGATGAAGAAGCTCGGCAAGGTGCTGACCGGGCGTTTCCTGAAATTCCTGGAAGAGCAGGCGGAAAAAGAGCCGGAGCGCTACAAGGAATTTTATCAGACCTACCACCGTTTCCTCAAAGAAGGCGTGGTCACGGACCGGGAGCATCAGGCGGCGTTGGGGCGGCTGCTGCGGTTTGAGTCCTCGGCCGTCAAGGCAGGGGAGCACATCGCGCTGGCGGATTATGTGAAGCGCATGCCGCCGGAGCAGAAGGAGATTTATTTCCTGCCGGCAGCCTCGCGCAAGGCCGCCGAGGCCAGCCCGTATTACGAGGTCTTCAAGGCCCGCCAGCGCGAAGTGTTGTTTCTGTATGACCCGTGGGAAGAGCTGGTGCTGGACCACCTGCGCGAGTTTGACGGCAAGCCGCTGGTCTCCGCGGAAAAAGCCAGCCTGACCTTGGAAACGCCGCCGCCCGCCGAGGCGGCGCTGAGCGAGGCCGAGGCCAAAGAGCTGGCCGAGTGGTGCCAAAAGACCTTGGGGGAGGAAGTGGAAAAGGTGGAGGTCTCCCAACGGCTGGTGGACAGTCCGGCGGCCGTGGTGGACCCGTCACGGATGGTCACCTCGACCATGCGGCGTTTGCTGCGGGCCATGCATCAGGAGGAAGCGCTCACGCCCAAATTGAATTTGGAGCTGAATCCGCGGCATCCGCTGGTGCGGCGGCTGAATGAATTACGCTCGCAGGATACGGCGCTGGCAGAGCTGGTGGCACGCCAGCTTTTGGACAATGCGCGGATTGCGGCCGGCCTGCTGGAGGAACCGTCCGCCATGGTGCAGCGGCTGAATCAGTTGTTGGAACGGGCGTTGGGGCAAAAGTAA
- the amrS gene encoding AmmeMemoRadiSam system radical SAM enzyme yields MAKTANADAAAQTLGEQLDRLTAPGSLFQKEDGAVRCLACGHRCRIPEGRRGVCKVRFNRQGELRVPFGYVAGVAVDPIEKKPFFHVLPGADALTFGMLGCDLHCSYCQNWITSQALRDPAAGAPVQEVTPQQLARAARREGAQVVVSSYNEPLITAEWAAAIFAEARQAGLLCAFVSNGNATPEVLDFLQPYLAAYKVDLKGFNDRAYRSLGCPLKSVLDTLTQLVQRGLWVEVVTLLVPGFNDDPQELRDLTRFLAGLNRDLPWHVTAFHPDYKMTGARRTAAAELMRAAEIGAEAGLRYVYAGNLPGRAGPWENTRCPQCQTTVIERCGFTVLANRLTAEGACPECRTRLPGIWRTPGVEAAHPHLDGRWRVPRPIHLPGA; encoded by the coding sequence ATGGCCAAAACGGCCAACGCGGACGCTGCCGCGCAGACCCTGGGCGAGCAGTTGGACCGCCTGACAGCGCCGGGGAGCTTGTTCCAGAAAGAGGACGGCGCCGTGCGCTGCCTGGCCTGCGGACATCGCTGCCGCATCCCCGAAGGCCGCCGTGGCGTCTGCAAGGTCCGGTTCAACCGCCAGGGCGAACTGCGCGTGCCGTTCGGCTACGTGGCCGGCGTGGCGGTGGATCCCATTGAGAAAAAACCTTTTTTTCACGTGCTGCCCGGCGCCGATGCGCTCACCTTTGGCATGCTGGGCTGCGATTTGCATTGCAGCTACTGCCAGAACTGGATCACCAGCCAGGCCCTGCGCGATCCAGCCGCCGGCGCCCCCGTGCAGGAGGTGACCCCCCAACAACTGGCGCGCGCCGCCCGGCGGGAAGGCGCCCAGGTGGTGGTTTCCAGTTACAACGAACCGCTCATCACCGCCGAATGGGCCGCCGCCATTTTCGCCGAAGCGCGCCAGGCCGGACTGCTGTGCGCTTTTGTGTCCAACGGCAACGCCACCCCCGAAGTGCTCGATTTTCTCCAGCCGTACCTGGCGGCGTACAAGGTGGACCTCAAAGGCTTCAATGACCGCGCCTACCGCTCCCTGGGCTGCCCGCTGAAAAGTGTGCTGGATACACTAACGCAGTTGGTCCAGCGCGGCCTCTGGGTGGAAGTGGTCACCCTGCTCGTGCCTGGATTCAACGATGACCCGCAGGAATTGCGCGACCTGACCCGCTTCCTGGCCGGCCTCAACCGCGACCTCCCCTGGCATGTCACGGCGTTTCACCCCGATTACAAAATGACCGGCGCCCGCCGCACCGCCGCGGCGGAGCTGATGCGCGCGGCGGAAATCGGCGCCGAAGCCGGCCTGCGCTATGTGTATGCCGGCAACCTGCCCGGCCGGGCGGGCCCCTGGGAAAATACCCGCTGCCCGCAATGCCAGACCACGGTCATTGAGCGCTGCGGCTTTACCGTGCTGGCCAACCGTCTCACCGCCGAAGGCGCCTGCCCCGAATGCCGCACCCGCCTCCCCGGCATCTGGCGCACCCCCGGCGTGGAGGCGGCCCACCCCCACCTCGACGGGCGCTGGCGCGTGCCGCGCCCCATTCACCTGCCCGGCGCATGA
- the amrB gene encoding AmmeMemoRadiSam system protein B: MKNHPVFNPQAVREPAVAGMFYPGQRHALEQEVQQHLNAGVEVSAPAPKAVIAPHAGYLYSGPIAGSAFKPWRAWRGKIQRVVLIGPSHHCYFQGLALSPHGQWDTPAGRFTVDAAAIEQLARLPGVHFSAEAHREEHALEVELAFLHATLGPVPIVPILTGEVDDDTVAEALGTVWGGPETLIVVSSDLSHYYDYRTAQKLDRATADAIEDLAPGEIHPPQACGRLAIQGLLQVAADQKLTPLTVDLRNSGDTAGRKDRVVGYGAFAFCPPPPTNHPTPPA; the protein is encoded by the coding sequence ATGAAAAATCACCCCGTTTTCAATCCCCAGGCCGTGCGCGAGCCAGCAGTGGCCGGCATGTTTTACCCTGGCCAGCGCCACGCCCTGGAGCAGGAAGTCCAACAACACCTGAACGCAGGCGTGGAAGTCTCCGCGCCGGCGCCCAAGGCCGTCATTGCCCCGCACGCCGGTTATCTCTATTCCGGCCCCATCGCCGGCTCCGCCTTCAAACCGTGGCGCGCATGGCGCGGCAAAATCCAGCGCGTGGTGCTCATCGGCCCCTCGCACCACTGCTACTTCCAGGGACTCGCCTTGAGCCCCCACGGCCAGTGGGACACTCCCGCCGGCCGCTTCACCGTGGATGCCGCCGCCATTGAACAACTGGCCCGCCTCCCCGGCGTGCATTTCTCCGCCGAGGCCCACCGCGAGGAACACGCCCTGGAGGTCGAGCTGGCCTTCCTCCACGCCACCCTTGGCCCCGTGCCCATCGTGCCCATCCTCACCGGCGAAGTGGATGACGACACCGTGGCCGAAGCGCTGGGCACCGTCTGGGGCGGGCCGGAAACGCTCATCGTCGTCAGCAGCGACCTCAGCCATTACTACGACTACCGCACCGCGCAGAAATTGGACCGCGCCACTGCCGACGCCATCGAAGACCTTGCCCCCGGCGAAATTCATCCACCCCAGGCCTGTGGCCGGCTGGCCATTCAGGGACTGCTTCAGGTGGCTGCCGACCAAAAGCTCACCCCCTTGACGGTGGACTTGCGCAATTCCGGCGACACCGCCGGCCGCAAAGACCGCGTGGTGGGTTATGGCGCCTTCGCATTTTGCCCCCCGCCGCCAACCAACCACCCCACCCCTCCCGCTTGA